GACCCGGAGTAATCAATTTGTCAAGCATCAGCCTTAAATCAGGCGAGCAGTCCTGTATGCCTACCATTTTATGGTTATTATCATCACGACGAGATGGATCGAGGTAGATAAAATCAATATCAGAATCGATTTTAAAATCTTCCGCTTTTTGTTGTGTAAATGTGGTATTTGATTTTCCTGTTATTTTGAAATTATGGGCCACAATGCTACTCAACAATTGATTGGGTTCGTTATGGATATATTTTTTGAAGTTTTTAGAAAGAAAAAATGCATCTACTCCAAGCCCACCCGTAAGATCTAGTCCAATATTACCATTTACCAATTTACTTTTGTATTTGGCTGTCCACTCAGAAGAAGACTGTTCCAATGAAACCTTTTCGGGTGCGATTATTCCACCAATATGTGACCAGGAAGGTATTTTTGAAATGATATTTTGATTGAAGGAAATTTGATTTGCCACCATTCTCAATATTTCCTGAGACAATTTAAGCGGATTTTTCAAAACAAAATCTCTTACATCATTGATTTGCTGTGTGCCTGCAATTTCGGAGGCTATGGTATAATCCTTAATATTTATTGGGTTTGAAGACAAAAGAAATGAATTATTTCTGAATAATATTTCCCAAAAATAAGCATTAAAAAAAAGTTTAATTCAAATGAATTTACAAAATTGGTAATTTAATGCAAAAAAAAAGCCTGAACTAAATCAGGCAGGACTCAATTTTCTCTTCCTTTTCTTTCTTTTAACTTTTCGAGAAGCATCTGGTTAAATTTCCTTTCGGTTTCCATCAGTTTGCCGTATTGCTGAGGGCTTATAACCTTTAGAAACGAATCTCTGTATTTTTTTGTAAGATTAATTTCTTCCTGCCTTAAATCCAGAATTTCGTCCTGGCGTTTTAATGCTTCATTGTTATTTAGGCTTTGATTGTTTCTCGAAAGTTGTCTAATGTCTCTGAAAATCTCATTTCTATCATCAGAATATGCGTTGTAAATGGGCCAGAATTTCTCTGCCTGACTCTCAGTGAGTTTTAATTCCTGAGTTATCATCCCAATTTTCATTGCTTTTATGCGATCTCCTTTTGGTCCGCCCTCAGGTCGCTGAGCCTGAGTGCTTATGCCTAAAATCAATAGGCTAACTATTAATATCAACTTTTTCATCCTAAATATTTTCAAATCAATAATTTATAGTAAATTTTTAAATGTCGTTTTCTTCCAGATATTTCATTATCTCATTTTCTGAGACAGTCTCCAATGTGGAAGTGGGCTCAATATTTATGTCACCCGCTTCGGTCACTATCAACTCAAGGTCTGTGTCGGCAAGTGGTTGATCGGCCAGATAGGCCACCATTTCTTCGGAAGAAATTTGGGCAAACTGGTCAGCAGGTTTTTCCTGATATTTATAAAATCCGAAACCTAAACCACTAATTATAATTGCACTGGCTGCATAACGGAATATTTTTTTGTTACGGAAAACTTCCAAAAATGGACTTTGTTTTTTGCCAACAGTTTTTTCCAAATTTTTGGCTTCCATTTTTTCAAAATAATCATCAGAAGGTAATTGAAAAGCTTCTTTCTTGCTGATTTTTTCCAGAGAAATTTTCCCAAGAATCTGATTTTCCAATTCTGAAAAATAATCCTCAGAGGCTTTAAATGGCTGTTCTTTAGGGAATTCTTCGGTTTTTATGGCTCCCAAAATTCTTTCTTCAAAACTTTCAAAATAGCCTTCAGGAGCTTGAAATGGCTGATCTTCTGTTAAAGTCCGGACTCTGACTTCGGATAAAATCCTATCTTCCAGTTCCGAAAAGTATCCTTCGGGAACGGTGAAAGGTGATTTTATTTTGTTTGTTTCGATATCCATTCTTTTGTTATTCTTGTACGTTTGACAATTATTCCTGACCAAGGTTTAATTTTTTGTCAAAAAATCTTCAATTTTTTTTACTGCAAAATGATAAGTGGCTTTCAAACCTCCCACTGAAGTTTCGGTAATCTCGGCTATTTCTTCATATTTGAGGTCATCAAAATATTTGAGATTAAAAACCACCCTTTGCTTGTCGGTGAGTTCTAGTAAGGCTTTCTGTAATTTGGTTTGAATCTCATCGCCTGAGTAATAACTGTCACTTCTGGAAGTCTCGAGTTGATTGACCAATACCTCATTGTCATCGATTGAAACAGACATATCACGTCTTTTTTTCTGAAGAAAAGTCAGGGCTTCATTGGTGGCAATACGGTAAAGCCAGGTGTAGAGCTTTGAATCTCCCCTGAATTTATCAAGGTTTCGCCAGATTTTGATAAAAGCTTCCTGGGTCACATCATCGGCGTCATCATGGTCAATCACAATTTTCCTGACGTGGTAGTAAAGCTTTTCTTTGTAACTTTTCAGTATAGACTTAAAAGCCGTTTCATGCTTTGATGGATCCTGTAAAAGTTCAACAATTTCTTCGTCTTTCATTTTGGAGTAAAAAAAAATCCCGAAGCTTAGACGCTCCGGGATTCAAAAGGTTTAATTATTTTCTGGAAATAACTTTCTCAACAGCCGCAACGATGTTTTCGGCACTCAAGCCATACTTGATCATGAGCTCCTCGGGAGTACCGGACTCCCCGAACGAATTATTTACAGCAATATATTCCTGAGGTGCAAGAAAATTCTGCGTAAGTACTTGAGCAACAGCGTCTCCAAGTCCACCATTTGCCTGATGCTCTTCACAAGTCACCACACATTTGGTTTTCTTAACTGATTTCAAAATTGCAGCTTCATCCAGTGGTTTTATGGTATGGATATTGATGATTTCGGCATCAATACCTTTCTGTTCCAAAATCTCACCGGCTTTGATGGCCTCCCAAACTAAATGACCTGTAGCAACGATGGTTACATCTTTTCCTTCGTTTACCATCCAGGCTTTACCAATTTCAAATTTTTGATCGGCAGCTGTAAAAACAGGAACAACCGGGCGACCAAAACGCAAATAAACCGGACCATGATAGTCAGCAATTGCTTTAGTGGCGGCTTTTGTTTGGTTGTAATCGCAAGGATTTATAACCACCATATTGGGCATGGCACGCATCATGGCGAGGTCTTCCAATATTTGGTGTGTAGCACCGTCTTCACCAAGGGTAAGACCGGCATGAGAAACGGCCACTTTTACGTTTTTGTCAGAATATGCGATTGACTGGCGGATTTGGTCATAAACACGACCTGAACCGAAGTTAGCAAAAGTAGTGGCATAAGGAATTTTGCCACCGATAGTCAAACCGGCTGCGATGCCCATCATGTTGGCTTCGGCAATACCAGTTTGAATAAAGCGTTCCGGATGATTTTTGATAAACGGAGCGATTTTTAACGATCCCACAAGGTCGGCACAAAGGGCCACTACATTGGGATGCGACTCACCCAGCTCTGTCATGGCATCACCAAAGCCCGAGCGGGTGTCTTTTGATTCTGTGTATGTATATTTTTTCATCTGTAATATCTGATTTGAAATAAAAAATACGGGATCAATAATCTCCCAAAGTTTCTGGTAATTGAGCCAAAGCCGCTGCCAATTGCTCGTCGTTAGGAGCTACACCGTGCCATTTGTGGCTACCCATCATAAAATCCACGCCAGCACCCATTTCTGTATGAAGCAGGATCATTACCGGTTGACCTTTTCCGGTTAATCTTTTAGCTTTTCTTAGGCCGGCAACGACTGCTTCCATGTTGTTTCCTTCTTTGATGTCAATCACATTCCAACCAAAAGCCTTATATTTTGCTTTTAGGTCACGGTTTGACATTACCTGGTCAGTTGAACCATCAATTTGTTGTCCGTTGTAATCGATGATTGCCACCAGATTGTCAACTTTGTGATGAGGAGCAAACTGGGCTGCTTCCCACACCTGACCTTCCTGCTGTTCGCCGTCACCCATTAAAACGTAAACGGTTTTATCGTCGCCGTTAAGTCTTTTGGCTAATGCCGCTCCTATTGCCACTGACATTCCTTGTCCGAGTGAACCTGAGGCAACTCTTATACCAGGAAGACCTTCATGGGTAGTTGGGTGACCTTGTAAACGGGAATTTAGCTTCCGAAATGTTCCTAATTCTGCTGCTCCAAAATAACCTCTTCGTGCCAATACCGAGTAAAAAAGTGGTGAAGTATGGCCGTTGGAAAGGAAGAATAAATCTTCATCAGTTCCGTCCATTTTAAACGAAATATAGCCGCCTTTTCCTTTGCGGTTGTTGATTTTCATTTGTTGGAAATACAGTGCCACTACCACGTCGGCACAACCTAAGGAGCCACCCGGATGGCCGGATTTGCAACCGTGCACCATGCATACTATGTCGCGTCGCACCTGACTTGCAATATCCTGAAGTTCTTTGGTTTGCATCTAAATAAGAATTTTGTTTATAATTTTTACAAATTTACCACTATTTATGCTTTGGTCTAAATGTTTAGATCCAAAAACTAAATATTTTGATAACGTGTCAAATTTACACTTAATAAATTTATTTTGCCAATAATTTCTTATTTATTTTGTGAAAATCTGTCAGGGAATTATTCTATTGCAGGTTTTAAAACACATTATCAATCAATTATTTTTGTATAAATTATTTCTTTTTCCTAAATGATAAATAGTCTGAACGAAAAAACTGATTTTATGATATTTATCATCAACTGCAAAATCCAGATGTCATAAGAAATTATTATTATTGAATTTATTTTTAAATATTAAAGTATAAAATTACCAATATAAGCTTTTGAAAAAAAATGGCTAAACAACAAACAACAACCAAACCTAAGAGAACTGACATTGCAACCAAAACCAAACCAATTAAGGAAGCAATCAAGGAAAACTCAAACAAGAATGGGAAAATGGAGAAACCGGAAGTAGCTGAACCTCAATTACCTGCTCAGCTTGATTCCGATTGGAGGAATGTTACCGTGACTCTTGGAGAACTTTCAGATTTAAATTCCAAAAATAAGTTGGTTGAGTTTTTTAAGGAGAAAAATGCGGATCCACAGAAACTCTCTAAAACCCTGAAATACGAAGAAGAGCTCGAAAAGCTGCAGATAGAGCTGGTAAAACTCCAAAGGTGGGTTCAGGAAAGTGGGGCAAGAGTGGTGATATTACTTGAAGGAAGGGATGCTGCCGGTAAAGGAGGAACAATCAGGCGATTTACTGAGCATATGAACCCGAGGGCTTTGAGAGTAGTGGCTTTGCCAAAACCTACTGATGATGAAATGGGGCAATGGTATTTTCAGAGATATATCAAACAATTGCCCAATAAAGGAGAAATTGTGTTTTTTGACCGGAGTTGGTATAATCGGGCTGTGGTAGAGCCGGTTATGGGCTTTTGTAATCAAACTCAATATGAGCGATTTATGCAACAGGTGACAGAGTTTGAGCACATGCTCTATGAAGATGGTATTATCATCATTAAATTCTGGTTTTCGATTTCCAAAGAAGAACAATTAAGGCGATTTAATTCAAGAAAATCTAATCCATTGAAGCAGTGGAAACTGAGTCCGGTTGATATGGAAGCCCAAAAACGCTGGAATGAATACACAAAATACAAAGAGGAAATGTTCAATAAGACCCATGTGTCGTTTAGTCCATGGATAATTGTAAAAGCAAATAACAAAATGAAGGCCCGATTGGAGAGTATCAGATATGTATTATCTCAGATTCCATATTCAAACAAAGCCACAACTGTTCGGGTTTTGCCTGATCCTGATATAATAACCAGATACCATAGAAGGGCCATTCAGGTGGATAATTAGGATATTTCAGGCGGGTTCAAAAGCCGTTTCAGATTTGATTTCGCCCATAACAAAAATGCTCTGAGTCGAGCCGATATTTTCGAGGGAAGCCAGTTTGTTCATAATGAAAGACTGGTATTCTCTCATGTCAGTTACCACTACTTTTAGCAAAAAATCATAATCACCAGATATATTGAGGCATTCAGTCACTTCAGGCATGGATACAATGGCTTTTACAAATTTCGCACCGGCCTCCTGTGCGTGTTCTTTCAATCTTATGTTACAGAGTACCATCAGGTCTTTTCCTACTTTTTCCCTGTTGACTAATGCTACATATTTTTTTATAACTCCTTCATTTTCAAGTCTTCTTACTCTTTCATAAACCGGGGTTGGAGATAGGTTTAACCTACCTGCCAATTCCTTGGTCGTCAATTTGGCGTCTTGCTGCAAATGCCTGATTATTTCTTTGTCGGTTTCGTCAAGTTTCATATTAATTCAAGAAAATGATAACAATATTAGATAAAACACAATCGAATTGCAATTTTTTCAGATAAAATATCTATATTTTTTATCTTATACTTTATTTTTTATCTTATTTGATTATTTTTGCAAAAAAAAGATAAGCTTAATGAGCAGACTTAAAGAGACATTAGGGAAAAGGATATTGATTTTGGATGGAGCAATGGGCACCATGATTCAAAGATACAAACTTACTGATGCCGATTACCGTGGAGAGCGATTTAAAGATTTCCCTCATGATATAAAAGGAAATAATGACCTGCTTTCGATTACCCGACCCGATGTGATTGAGGCCATACATAAAGAGTACCTTGATGCCGGTGCTGATATAATAGAAACCAACACCTTCAGTGGCACGACTGTGGCTATGGCTGATTACCACATGGAGGAGCTGGTTTATGAGCTGAATCTGGAGGGTGCCAAAATTGCGAGAAAAGCAGCAGATGATTATACTTTGAAGAATCCTGAAAAACCAAGATTTGTGGCGGGCTCAATGGGACCCACTACAAAAATGGCTTCTCTTTCACCTGATGTAAATAATCCGGGATTTAGAGCTATTACCTTTGAAGAATTGGTGGTGGCATTTAAAGAACAGGTAAATGGGCTGATTGATGGCGGTGTGGATGTGCTATTGATTGAAACAGTGACTGATACACTTAATTGCAAGGCTGCCATTTATGCTGCTAATGAGGTAATAGATGAAAGAAAATTAAAAAATCCTGATTTTGAAATGCCTATTATGGTTTCAGGAACTATTACTGACCAGTCGGGAAGAACGCTCACCGGTCAAACCTCCGAGGCATTTTACAATTCTGTTTCTCATGGAAATCTGCTATCCATTGGTTTGAATTGTGCTCTGGGTGCTCGTGCCATGAAGCCATATCTGGCAGAGCTTTCGAGAGTAGCAGATTGCTTAATAAGTGTATATCCCAACGCCGGGCTGCCCAATGAAATGGGACAATATGATGAAAGTCCGGAGTTTATGGCCTCACAAGTCAAAGAATTTCTGGAAGAAGGCTATGTGAATATTTTGGGTGGATGTTGTGGAACTACCCCCGGTCATATTAAAGCATTTGCTGAAATCGCTCAAAATTATCAACCCAGGATAAAGTCTGAAATAGAACCGCTTTTAAGGCTTAGTGGGCTGGAGCCAATGACACTTACCAAGGAACTTGGTTTTGTAAATGTGGGAGAGAGAACCAATGTGACCGGCTCAAAGAAATTTTTAAGGTTAATAAAAAACCGTCAGTTTGAAGAAGCTCTTTCTGTTGCTCAGAATCAGGTGGAAGGTGGTGCCAATGTGATTGACATCAACATGGACGAAGGTATGCTGGATGGCGTGGAATCAATGACCACATTTCTGAATCTCATTGCAGCTGAACCGGAAATATCTAAAGTGCCTATCATGATTGACTCTTCAAAATGGGAAATCATTGAGGCCGGATTAAAATGTGTGCAAGGAAAAGGTGTAGTGAATTCCATATCGCTGAAAGCGGGTGAAGCGGAATTTATCAAACAGGCAAAGACCGTAAAAATGTTTGGAGCGGCTGTTATCGTGATGGCCTTTGATGAAGACGGTCAGGCCGATACTACAGCCAGAAGGATTGAAATAGCGAAACGTTCTTATGATATTTTGACCCAAAAAGTAGGTTTCCCTGCTCAAGATATCATATTTGATTTAAATATTTTCCCTGTCGCTACCGGAATTGAGGAACATAAAATCAATGCCATTTCATTTTTTGAGGCTACCAAATGGGTTAGAGGAAATCTTCCTCATGCCCATGTGAGTGGTGGTGTGAGTAACGTTTCATTTTCATTCAGAGGAAATGACCGGGTAAGAGAGGCCATACATTCTGCATTTTTGTATCATGGACGCCAGGCTGGTATGGACATGGGAATAGTGAATCCTGCCATGCTGGAAGTTTATGATGACATTCCGAAAGACTTATTGGATGCGGTTGAAGATGTTTTATTAAACAGAAAGGAGGACGCAACAGAGAGATTGCTTGAATTGGCCGAAGGTCTGAAAGGGACCGGAAAAGAAACAGAAGTTGTAGCCCAGGAATGGAGAAGTTTACCTTTAGAAAAACGCATTACCCATTCATTAGTTAAAGGAATCGTAGATTTCACCGATGAAGATATGCAGGAGGCCCTCGATAAATATCCACAGCCACTTCACATTATTGAAGGTCCTCTAATGGATGGGATGAACGTGGTAGGGGATCTTTTTGGCTCTGGAAAGATGTTTCTGCCTCAGGTGGTGAAGTCGGCAAGAGTTATGAAAAAGGCGGTGGCGTATCTTTTGCCTGCATTAGAAGCCGAAAAACTCAGGACTGGAAATACTACTACCAATAATGGAAAGATTTTGCTCGCCACAGTTAAAGGTGACGTACATGATATCGGAAAAAACATCGTCGGTGTTGTTTTAGCTTGCAACAATTACGAAATCATTGATATAGGTGTAATGGTGCCGGCTGAGAAAATCCTTGCTGCTGCTGAAGAACATCAGGTCGATGCCATTGGTTTGAGTGGATTAATAACTCCTTCACTTGATGAAATGGTCTTTATGGCCAAAGAAATGGAGAAAAGAGGAATGAAGATTCCGCTCTTAATTGGTGGAGCCACCACTTCCAGGGTACATACCGCAGTCAAAATTGATCCTAATTACAGCGGCCCGGTAGTTCATGTTTTGGATGCTTCCAAATCAGTTCCTGCAGTTAGTAACCTTTTGAGTAAAGATTTAAGTAAGAATTATATTCAATCTTTTAAAGAAGATTATGCCCGATTCAGAGAAGAATATGAAAGCCGTCAAACTGCCAAAAACTATATTTCTATCGCTGATGCCAGAAAAATAAACTTCAAATAAGCTTTGATGACTATCAGCCTGTAAAACCTAAGTTTTTAGGAACAAAAGTTTTAGAGAAATACAGTTTAAAAGAAATAGCTGACTACATCGACTGGACGCCATTCTTCCAGTCCTGGGATTTGCATGGACATTATCCAAAGATTTTAAATGATGCAGTAGTAGGTACCGAGGCCCAAAAGCTATTTGATGATGCACAAGCCATGTTGAAGAAAATTATTTCTGAGAAATGGTTTGAAGCCAGGGCTGTAATTGGTTTCTGGCCAACAGCTACCGAAAACGATGATTCTCAGTTGATATATGACTTTGAAATCAATGATGAAGGGCACAGCAGCAGTTGTTCGTCACTCGCTCATGATCATAAAATTTATATCGAGAAACGTGAAAAAGTAATTGGCCAACTGCAGCATTTACGGCAACAAGGCCAGAAAGGTTCAGGTTTACCCAATTTATCAATTGCTGATTTTATAGCAGCAAAAGAAAGCGGAATAAAAGATTATTTCGGATCATTTGCTGTAGCCATTTTTGGTGCTGAGGCAAAAGCCAAAGAATTTGAAAAGACCCATGATGATTACAATGCGATTATGGTGAAAGTATTGGCCGACAGATTTGCCGAGGCATTTACAGAGCTTTTACACAAAAAAGTCAGAACTGAATACTGGGCTTATGCTGCAGATGAACAATACAATACAGAAGAGCTCATTAAGGAAAAATATCAGGGAATCAGACCGGCACCTGGTTATCCTGCCTGTCCTGACCACACCTTGAAGGAGACGATTTTCAGACTATTAGATGCTGAACAAGCAATTGGTATAAAGTTGACTGAAAGTCTGGCTATGTGGCCGGCATCTGCAGTGAGCGGCATGTATTATGCTCACCCTCAGTCCAAATATTTTGGTTTAGGTAAAATCAACAATGATCAGGTGGAAGACTATGCCTCGAAATCGGGAAAGGATATCGAATTGGCCGAAAGATGGTTGAGTCCGGTGTTGAATTATTGAGACTAATCAGAATTTAAGGGGGAATATCTTTGCAATATTCTCGAAGTCGGCATCATTATGAATTAATGTTAGATTATATTCTAATGCATAATTGGCTATAATACAGTCGTTTATTTTCCTGATTGAAATTCCGTGTTTCCTCAGAGTTCGGTATATTTCTGCAGCTTTTATAGATGCTTCAGGTTCAGGCAAGACAAGTGTATTTATATTAAGGAAAAGTTTTTTGAATTTTTGATAAGCTAAATCATCCTTAAATCCTTGCAAAACTTCCTGAATAATTATTGGGCATATGCAAATAATATTTCCCCCATTTTCAATTTCTTTGTGGAGAATTTTGGTTTGTTTATTGTCAATACCTCGGATATAATCTATCCATGTGGAAGAATCAATAAGTTTCAGCATAATTACTGCTTCTCATTTCATTTAAATCACCTTCCCAAACATTTGAACCTTTAAATTCAGTCAATTGCTTGATTTCCTGTCTTTTAATGTATTCTTTTAGTGCCTCATTAATTAAAGCACGCATTGTCTTATGGCCTGATAAATTCATTGCTCTGTCAATAAGTTGACTGTCCAAAACTATGTTAGTTCTCATTTATACACATTTAATTGTGCAAAAATACACATAAACATTAAAAATAAAAATTTTCCTTACCTCACCACCACCTGAGCCGTATTTCTACTGAGCTGCTCAACGAAGACTTTTCTGCCTTCAGTAATATTTT
The sequence above is a segment of the Cytophagaceae bacterium genome. Coding sequences within it:
- a CDS encoding Spy/CpxP family protein refolding chaperone — protein: MKKLILIVSLLILGISTQAQRPEGGPKGDRIKAMKIGMITQELKLTESQAEKFWPIYNAYSDDRNEIFRDIRQLSRNNQSLNNNEALKRQDEILDLRQEEINLTKKYRDSFLKVISPQQYGKLMETERKFNQMLLEKLKERKGREN
- a CDS encoding Lrp/AsnC family transcriptional regulator encodes the protein MKLDETDKEIIRHLQQDAKLTTKELAGRLNLSPTPVYERVRRLENEGVIKKYVALVNREKVGKDLMVLCNIRLKEHAQEAGAKFVKAIVSMPEVTECLNISGDYDFLLKVVVTDMREYQSFIMNKLASLENIGSTQSIFVMGEIKSETAFEPA
- a CDS encoding transketolase family protein — protein: MKKYTYTESKDTRSGFGDAMTELGESHPNVVALCADLVGSLKIAPFIKNHPERFIQTGIAEANMMGIAAGLTIGGKIPYATTFANFGSGRVYDQIRQSIAYSDKNVKVAVSHAGLTLGEDGATHQILEDLAMMRAMPNMVVINPCDYNQTKAATKAIADYHGPVYLRFGRPVVPVFTAADQKFEIGKAWMVNEGKDVTIVATGHLVWEAIKAGEILEQKGIDAEIINIHTIKPLDEAAILKSVKKTKCVVTCEEHQANGGLGDAVAQVLTQNFLAPQEYIAVNNSFGESGTPEELMIKYGLSAENIVAAVEKVISRK
- a CDS encoding PIN domain-containing protein, producing MMLKLIDSSTWIDYIRGIDNKQTKILHKEIENGGNIICICPIIIQEVLQGFKDDLAYQKFKKLFLNINTLVLPEPEASIKAAEIYRTLRKHGISIRKINDCIIANYALEYNLTLIHNDADFENIAKIFPLKF
- a CDS encoding transketolase, translated to MQTKELQDIASQVRRDIVCMVHGCKSGHPGGSLGCADVVVALYFQQMKINNRKGKGGYISFKMDGTDEDLFFLSNGHTSPLFYSVLARRGYFGAAELGTFRKLNSRLQGHPTTHEGLPGIRVASGSLGQGMSVAIGAALAKRLNGDDKTVYVLMGDGEQQEGQVWEAAQFAPHHKVDNLVAIIDYNGQQIDGSTDQVMSNRDLKAKYKAFGWNVIDIKEGNNMEAVVAGLRKAKRLTGKGQPVMILLHTEMGAGVDFMMGSHKWHGVAPNDEQLAAALAQLPETLGDY
- a CDS encoding RNA polymerase sigma factor, producing MKDEEIVELLQDPSKHETAFKSILKSYKEKLYYHVRKIVIDHDDADDVTQEAFIKIWRNLDKFRGDSKLYTWLYRIATNEALTFLQKKRRDMSVSIDDNEVLVNQLETSRSDSYYSGDEIQTKLQKALLELTDKQRVVFNLKYFDDLKYEEIAEITETSVGGLKATYHFAVKKIEDFLTKN
- a CDS encoding type II toxin-antitoxin system VapB family antitoxin, which encodes MRTNIVLDSQLIDRAMNLSGHKTMRALINEALKEYIKRQEIKQLTEFKGSNVWEGDLNEMRSSNYAETY
- the ppk2 gene encoding polyphosphate kinase 2 produces the protein MEKPEVAEPQLPAQLDSDWRNVTVTLGELSDLNSKNKLVEFFKEKNADPQKLSKTLKYEEELEKLQIELVKLQRWVQESGARVVILLEGRDAAGKGGTIRRFTEHMNPRALRVVALPKPTDDEMGQWYFQRYIKQLPNKGEIVFFDRSWYNRAVVEPVMGFCNQTQYERFMQQVTEFEHMLYEDGIIIIKFWFSISKEEQLRRFNSRKSNPLKQWKLSPVDMEAQKRWNEYTKYKEEMFNKTHVSFSPWIIVKANNKMKARLESIRYVLSQIPYSNKATTVRVLPDPDIITRYHRRAIQVDN